Proteins encoded by one window of Dendropsophus ebraccatus isolate aDenEbr1 chromosome 4, aDenEbr1.pat, whole genome shotgun sequence:
- the NPAS4 gene encoding neuronal PAS domain-containing protein 4, which produces MYRSTKGASKARRDQINAEIRNLKDLLPISEGDKVRLSYLHIMSLACIYTRKSVFFSRGQQLNELEGLLSSQDLQDFIHNLPGFLLTYTSEGKLIYVSENVTDHLGHSMVDLVAQGDSIYDIIDPSDHFVMRNQLSLPSSLDSERMFRCRFNTSKTARRQSAGNKLVLIRGRFQQAPSGTYWSSNPVFTAFCIPLDPKPRVTHNHFLMDFFESRHAKDLSVMEVSESSFLHLGFEKNDLLCKSWYSLIHPEDLTQMSTQHYKLLSDSGECRAEVVLRLQTRNQQWIWIYSLMLLENTDAPITSYNYVISDSEAWCLRQQLTSEESPLPFPVGGPSYQETLVSPADLSSPDQVFTPLANTPTSISHSFEFSEPVPVSPEDPILCQNTTPIMEDAIATEGHLENQSLFTLYQPTSYDQSFRREQSGTVPSKDFTCTPPYTPHQNCTFLFGASESVPQTSDKDSTTLNPELYYSYCSSLYEKLPPTPDSPGDGGDCTIMTVPEIPSPLFVELPMLPEGIVTPETSPINQVIFRYSEQEKNDIDLLVKQIGSLANVFNNVATKDIPCSESVVVSGHGLACRSVSLPASLPDADVNPNFPRSWKSIDFSLFLTCQEQSLPTGSHPVCSLFKDFPDSPPFAAMGSPCSPLEEDEVGGDLSASPSMTSNVTTDLSPEECNFLEELMSYKTDLEAGASEIQCDRFNDELYQLQIELQDGFQQDGSGKPSF; this is translated from the exons ATGTATAGGTCTACGAAAGGTGCATCAAAAGCCAGAAGAGATCAAATTAATGCAGAGATTCGAAACTTGAAGGATCTCCTTCCCATCTCTGAAGGAGATAAAGTACGGCTATCTTACCTGCACATCATGTCGCTCGCTTGTATCTACACAAGGAAGTCTGTTTTCTTCTCTAGAG GTCAACAGTTGAATGAGTTGGAAGGTCTACTTTCTAGTCAAGACTTACAAGATTTCATACACAATCTTCCTGGCTTCCTATTAACCTACACAAGCGAAGGGAAACTGATCTACGTGTCTGAAAATGTGACTGACCATCTCGGACATTCAATG GTTGACTTGGTTGCTCAAGGAGACAGCATTTATGACATAATCGACCCCTCAGATCACTTTGTCATGAGGAATCAGTTGTCTCTCCCTTCATCACTCGATAGTG AGAGAATGTTCAGGTGTAGGTTCAATACATCAAAGACAGCCAGAAGGCAGAGTGCGGGCAACAAGCTGGTCCTTATAAGAGGAAGGTTTCAGCAGGCTCCATCTGGCACCTATTGGTCATCCAATCCAGTCTTCACCGCTTTCTGCATTCCCCTTGACCCGAAACCCAGAGTAACCCACAACCATTTCTTAATGGACTTCTTTGAGAGTCGCCACGCCAAGGATCTTTCTGTCATGGAGGTTTCAGAAAG CTCCTTCCTGCACTTGGGTTTTGAGAAAAATGATTTACTCTGCAAGTCGTGGTACAGTCTCATCCACCCTGAAGACCTGACGCAGATGTCTACCCAGCATTACAAACTAT TAAGTGACTCTGGTGAatgcagagcagaagtggtttTACGTCTGCAGACAAGAAACCAACAATGGATCTGGATCTATTCCCTGATGTTACTGGAAAACACTGATGCTCCAATCACATCTTACAACTATGTTATAAG TGACTCAGAAGCCTGGTGCCTGAGGCAacagctgacttcagaggagtcTCCACTTCCTTTCCCAGTTGGGGGTCCATCCTACCAAGAGACCCTTGTCTCCCCAGCAGACCTTTCCAGTCCAGATCAAGTGTTTACTCCCCTTGCAAACACACCTACCAGCATCAGCCACTCCTTTGAGTTTTCAGAGCCTGTGCCTGTCAGTCCAGAAGATCCTATCCTGTGTCAGAACACTACACCGATTATGGAAGATGCTATTGCCACCGAGGGACATTTAGAAAACCAGTCTCTATTTACCCTTTACCAACCAACATCATATGATCAGAGTTTCCGAAGAGAGCAGTCTGGGACTGTACCATCCAAAGATTTCACTTGCACTCCTCCATACACTCCCCACCAAAACTGTACTTTCCTCTTTGGGGCCTCAGAAAGTGTCCCACAGACATCTGATAAGGACAGTACTACCCTAAATCCAGAACTTTATTACTCCTACTGCAGTTCCCTCTATGAGAAGCTGCCACCAACCCCTGATAGTCCTGGGGATGGAGGAGACTGCACAATAATGACAGTGCCAGAAATACCCAGTCCTCTCTTTGTGGAACTCCCAATGCTTCCCGAGGGTATAGTAACCCCAGAGACATCACCCATCAACCAAGTAATCTTCAGGTATTCAGAGCAAGAGAAGAATGATATTGATCTCTTAGTGAAACAGATTGGCTCTTTGGCCAATGTCTTCAATAATGTGGCTACTAAAGATATTCCATGCTCTGAGAGTGTGGTAGTGAGTGGCCATGGACTGGCATGCCGAAGTGTTTCCCTCCCTGCCAGTCTTCCAGATGCAGATGTAAATCCTAACTTTCCTCGTTCCTGGAAGAGCATAGACTTTTCCCTCTTCTTGACATGTCAAGAGCAGTCTCTCCCCACCGGTAGCCATCCGGTTTGCAGCCTTTTCAAGGACTTCCCTGATTCTCCACCTTTTGCAGCCATGGGGTCTCCTTGCAGTCCCCTGGAGGAGGATGAAGTAGGAGGGGACCTCTCTGCATCTCCATCCATGACTTCGAACGTGACGACTGA